The Methylomonas montana genome has a window encoding:
- a CDS encoding M35 family metallo-endopeptidase, whose translation MDWSYKFKWQYDYAKAWLADKSQFQADWQPIIESLLELLRDGGFDVAKASALAQLRVKATRIGGKIATIDTGLLQAVNFVDSPGAVIDTSRKMRASVLKFLYHTYLLQTSGNKQLWLHASPKVFRHWPSYHLHAWGVSKDDIKNLLKSSNEQFNSVENRDLIAATQNSLAWCQKASIVLANAARKQGLERDSSRAIVKRWFADPACTEAALDVFIAKLIQGIKEIIATLNKGSLILTDWLPLRGASTADEIKFLNSEAFTFRGRHEGLDVVYIERSFFYPAGTNVLSGAKNWARIIIHELTHLVCGTEDVVKGQTRYAWYGIGPHAGFPGTDAIKNAESWAFFCADCAGVLTDGERSSALKII comes from the coding sequence ATGGATTGGAGTTACAAATTTAAATGGCAGTATGATTATGCTAAAGCTTGGCTAGCCGACAAAAGCCAGTTTCAGGCGGATTGGCAGCCAATAATAGAATCGCTTTTGGAGTTACTAAGAGATGGTGGTTTTGATGTGGCAAAGGCCAGCGCTCTTGCGCAACTAAGGGTAAAAGCTACCCGAATTGGCGGCAAAATTGCCACGATCGATACCGGTCTACTGCAAGCTGTAAACTTTGTTGATTCCCCCGGCGCGGTCATTGATACAAGCCGCAAAATGCGGGCCTCCGTGTTGAAGTTTCTTTACCATACTTATTTGTTGCAGACATCCGGCAACAAACAACTTTGGTTGCACGCGTCGCCAAAAGTATTTCGGCATTGGCCTTCATATCACCTTCATGCTTGGGGAGTCTCAAAAGACGATATCAAGAACTTACTCAAGTCGAGTAATGAGCAATTTAATTCCGTAGAAAACCGGGACTTAATTGCCGCTACGCAAAATTCATTAGCTTGGTGCCAAAAAGCATCTATCGTTCTGGCCAATGCGGCTCGCAAACAGGGTTTAGAGCGGGATTCTTCGCGAGCTATTGTCAAACGCTGGTTTGCCGATCCCGCTTGTACCGAGGCGGCTTTGGATGTCTTCATCGCTAAGTTAATTCAAGGCATTAAAGAGATTATTGCTACTTTAAATAAAGGTAGTTTGATATTGACCGATTGGCTGCCGTTGCGTGGAGCAAGTACAGCGGATGAAATCAAGTTTTTAAATTCAGAAGCATTTACGTTTCGCGGACGGCACGAAGGGCTTGACGTGGTTTACATCGAAAGATCATTTTTTTATCCAGCCGGCACGAATGTATTAAGCGGGGCCAAAAACTGGGCGAGAATTATAATACATGAACTTACTCATCTTGTTTGCGGTACGGAAGATGTTGTCAAAGGCCAAACCCGCTATGCTTGGTATGGCATTGGTCCTCATGCCGGATTTCCAGGTACCGATGCGATAAAGAATGCTGAAAGTTGGGCGTTCTTTTGTGCCGATTGCGCTGGGGTATTGACGGATGGCGAACGCAGCTCAGCTTTAAAAATAATCTAA
- a CDS encoding tetratricopeptide repeat protein, whose translation MTTEEQTAENSVDLDYALAAAIRLHQSGQLDQAEALYQAILEAFPQCPEALHFFGLLRHQQGDSDAAIRLIEQALVEAPQYSDAYNNLGNIYNKLEQFEHAAEAYGKALDLNPDNAAAYSNFGIVLGHLLRFEEAVEAFTMAVSIMPENSEFYRNLGNVFKKQGDFAKSAAAYRKVLCLKPYQSDNYENLCLMLYLLGHVEEAILLIKQWLELDPENPLALHRWAAYTGELSQTRASDDYIRQTFDAFSDSFDMVLKRLEYKAPFLVADAVKEIYQVTGQALTILDAGCGTGLCGPLLKPYAKQIVGVDLSAKMLEKAEKRDCYDELIASELTAFIQAHPASYDVIVSADTLVYFGDLSDVAKAAAAALLPGGHLIFTVERSEQPLAQGYAIHPHGRFSHTEDYLRRVINSAGLTIKKLDRVMLRYEVDAQVDGFLLVAGYDSNR comes from the coding sequence ATGACTACTGAAGAACAAACAGCCGAAAATTCCGTGGATTTGGACTACGCCCTGGCAGCGGCGATCAGGCTGCATCAATCCGGTCAGCTAGACCAGGCCGAAGCCTTGTATCAAGCTATACTGGAGGCTTTTCCGCAATGTCCGGAGGCCTTGCATTTTTTCGGTTTATTGCGCCACCAACAAGGCGATAGCGATGCCGCGATCCGCTTGATCGAGCAGGCGTTGGTCGAAGCGCCTCAGTATTCCGACGCCTATAATAATTTGGGCAATATATACAACAAGCTTGAGCAATTTGAACACGCGGCGGAAGCTTACGGTAAGGCTTTGGATTTAAATCCGGATAACGCGGCGGCTTATAGCAACTTCGGTATTGTGTTAGGCCATTTATTGCGCTTCGAAGAGGCGGTCGAAGCGTTTACCATGGCGGTGTCTATAATGCCGGAGAATTCCGAGTTTTACCGGAATCTGGGCAATGTGTTTAAGAAGCAAGGCGATTTTGCCAAGTCGGCGGCGGCATACCGAAAGGTGTTGTGCCTAAAGCCCTATCAGTCCGACAATTACGAAAATTTATGTTTGATGCTGTATTTGCTGGGCCATGTCGAGGAAGCGATTCTGTTAATCAAGCAGTGGCTGGAACTCGATCCGGAAAATCCGTTGGCTTTGCATCGCTGGGCGGCCTACACCGGCGAACTGTCGCAGACCAGAGCTTCTGACGACTACATCCGCCAAACTTTCGACGCCTTTTCGGATAGTTTCGATATGGTGCTGAAGCGGCTGGAGTATAAAGCGCCGTTTTTAGTGGCCGATGCCGTCAAGGAAATATATCAAGTAACCGGCCAAGCTTTAACGATACTCGACGCCGGTTGCGGCACCGGTTTATGCGGACCGTTACTAAAGCCATACGCCAAACAAATCGTCGGCGTGGATTTGTCGGCTAAAATGTTGGAAAAAGCCGAAAAGCGCGACTGCTACGATGAATTGATCGCTTCCGAATTGACTGCGTTTATCCAGGCGCATCCGGCCAGCTACGATGTTATCGTTTCGGCCGATACCCTGGTTTATTTCGGCGATCTGAGCGACGTTGCCAAGGCCGCCGCCGCCGCGTTACTACCCGGCGGACATTTGATTTTTACCGTGGAGCGTTCGGAACAGCCGCTGGCGCAAGGTTACGCGATACATCCGCACGGTCGATTCAGTCACACCGAGGATTATCTGCGCCG